ACTGGCTGCGCAGTTAGGGCTGGCCGTGGGTATCTCGTCCGGGGCGAATTTCATCGCGGCGCTCAAAGTGCAGGAACGAATGTCGCCCGAAACGATCGTAGTCACGCTTTTTGCCGACAGCAACAAGAAGTATCTCAGCACTGATCTTCTTCGCAAAGAACCGGTGCGTGACGGCTACCTGGCCCCGGAGATCGAACTGCTCGGCTTCGATTCACACAAGCGAGTGTGTAATACCTGCTGCGATTATCCCGACTGCAACCAGATGCTGGCACAGCCCCGGTTCGCTTCTTCAAATTAACTTACCTGTACCGCCGGGTACTTTGCATGACCTAAAGTCATTGTTCGGCTTAGGCTTGTAACATATTTTAGTGCAGTCGGTTAGCGTAATTGCAGCGCGTCGCAATTCATGGCGATTGTGGGTCGATTCGTCCCTTTAGGAATACGACTTTCTGCCGATTTTGATATGGTAGGATGCTCTGTGACTTTAAGCCCCCAGGAGGGTAATTATGTCCGAAACGCGAAAATACCCCAGATACGAAACCGAGGACCTGCTGATGGTCTTCAATCGGGAAACAGATGAACACATCGGTGGACTGGCCAACCTGACGCCGGAAGGCGCCATGATAATCACCAGGGAACCAGTCGAGATATCAACAACTGCAAAGTGCCGTGTTGAATTGCCCCGAGTTATTCTCGATTGCGATGAATTCGTTTTTGACGCTGAATGCGTTTGGTGCAAGAAAGACACTACCCGCGGTTGGTATGAATCTGGATACAGGCTAAGAAATATCTCGGAACAAGACCAGGATCTTTTGACTTATGTTATGCTTCAGCTAATGTCCGAGCAGAAGGTCGCGCACAACACGCCTTAGTTCGATCGACCTCCGCCGACCACCAATCAGAGCGCACTCACATCACGTTTTCAGCCGTCTGAGCGATATCGCTTTGACAGCTGCTGCCTATTGACTACCTTTGCCTCCGTGACAAAAGTCAACCTGACCGACACCGCAAAGAAGAAGCGGGCCGATTACACCGAAGGCTCCATAATAGGGTCCATCCTCAAAATGGGGTTGCCGTCGATGTTCGGTTTTTTGAGCCAGAACGTTTATTCGTTGGTGGACACCTATTGGGTTTCCAAGTTACCCATAAAAGAGACAGGGGTGGCGGCGGTCACTTTTTTTGCCACCATACTCTGGTTCTTTTTTTCGTTCAACCAATTGGTCGGACCCGGCTCGGTGGCGATTATTTCGCGGCGCTATGGTGAACAAGCGTATCACCGTACCGAGAAAGCGATCAAGGAAACGCTGTTGCTCAAGCTCTTTTTTGGGTTGATCTTTGGTGTTGTCGGCTTTTTCACGGTTCATTACATGCTCTATCTTCTGGGTGCACGAGGGGAAGCGCTCGCAGCCGGGACCGTCTATGGGCGGATCATGTTTCTGGGGATGGGCATCATGTATGCCACTTTTTCATGTTACACCGCCATGCGCTCGGTGGCCAACCCGGCCATGGCGATGATCCTCATGGTGGCCTCCAACGGACTCAACATGGTGCTCGATCCGATTATGATGTTCGGTTGGTTCGGACTGCCGGCGATGGGTATTGAGGGTGCAGCGTGGGCTTCGGTAATCGCATACTCCATTACTTTTGCCGTCGGTCTGTTTTTGATGTATGGGGGTCACACCAATGTGAGGCTGACCCTGAGCGGCAGAGTCCCGGTGTCATTTGAGTCGATGTGGAAGATGCTTAAAATAGGTATTCCGGCCTGGCTGGGGTCGATGTCGTTCTCCAGCGCCCGGCTGGTGATCACGCCGTTGATCGCGGTGTTCGGCACCGAGGTGGTCGCGGCCTATGGGGTAGGCAACCAGGTTACCCATTTCGGTATCATGATCCTTGTGGGCATCGGTCTGGGTTTGTCGGCCTTGATAGGCCACAACATGGGTGGCGGAAAGCTAAAGCGGGCCAAGAAAACGGCCGACCAGGCGGTGCTGTTGGGGATCGGCACCATGGTGTTTTTCGGCGCCGTATCGTTTCTGTTTGCCCGTCCTATTATGCAAATGTTCTTCGAAAACGAAGTGACCATCAGTTACGGAGTCACCATGCTGAAAATCATGGCGCTCGGCCTGCCGTTCTTCGGCGGCTATATGATGATCGAGGAGATTCATCTCGGCGTCGGACTCAACACCCCGGCTATGGTCATGGACATCATTCACGCCTGGGTGTTTCAGGTTGGTCCTATTCTTTTGTTTACCAACATTTTGGGATTTGATCAAAGAGCTATATGGTGGACGATCAGTATTGCCGGCGCCCTTATCTCGGTAGTTTTCTACATTTATTACCGGCGGGGACGCTGGCTGACAGTTAAGGTGTAGGGGGTATGAACAGGATGTCAGACAACCCCGATACCCACTGGCGCGGGAACGACCTCTCGGTACAAGTCCTCTTTACCGCCGCGGGGGTGGCACAGCAAATCTGGATAGATAGCGGAAGCGGCGGTTTGCTGGTGGATGTCGGCGATGGAACACTGCGTGATATGCTGACCGAAGGGCTGAATCCACGAGGCGTTACGGGAGTTGTTATCACACACGGCCACTTCGATCATGTCGGAGGTTTGCACTCGCTTTTGGGATACCTGCGTATGGTGGGACGTGACCAACCGCTTGAAGTGATCGCACCAAAGAACTGTACGGAGATGCTCGGAATCGTCGAAAACTTCCACCGCAGTTACCCCGACTCAATTCCCTTTCGTGTGAACATCCACGAACTTGGCGACCGCGAGACATTTGGCTGCGCAGGTATGACTATCGAAGCATTCGATGTCATCC
This DNA window, taken from Candidatus Zixiibacteriota bacterium, encodes the following:
- a CDS encoding MATE family efflux transporter, whose translation is MTKVNLTDTAKKKRADYTEGSIIGSILKMGLPSMFGFLSQNVYSLVDTYWVSKLPIKETGVAAVTFFATILWFFFSFNQLVGPGSVAIISRRYGEQAYHRTEKAIKETLLLKLFFGLIFGVVGFFTVHYMLYLLGARGEALAAGTVYGRIMFLGMGIMYATFSCYTAMRSVANPAMAMILMVASNGLNMVLDPIMMFGWFGLPAMGIEGAAWASVIAYSITFAVGLFLMYGGHTNVRLTLSGRVPVSFESMWKMLKIGIPAWLGSMSFSSARLVITPLIAVFGTEVVAAYGVGNQVTHFGIMILVGIGLGLSALIGHNMGGGKLKRAKKTADQAVLLGIGTMVFFGAVSFLFARPIMQMFFENEVTISYGVTMLKIMALGLPFFGGYMMIEEIHLGVGLNTPAMVMDIIHAWVFQVGPILLFTNILGFDQRAIWWTISIAGALISVVFYIYYRRGRWLTVKV
- a CDS encoding PilZ domain-containing protein: MSETRKYPRYETEDLLMVFNRETDEHIGGLANLTPEGAMIITREPVEISTTAKCRVELPRVILDCDEFVFDAECVWCKKDTTRGWYESGYRLRNISEQDQDLLTYVMLQLMSEQKVAHNTP
- a CDS encoding ribonuclease Z — translated: MNRMSDNPDTHWRGNDLSVQVLFTAAGVAQQIWIDSGSGGLLVDVGDGTLRDMLTEGLNPRGVTGVVITHGHFDHVGGLHSLLGYLRMVGRDQPLEVIAPKNCTEMLGIVENFHRSYPDSIPFRVNIHELGDRETFGCAGMTIEAFDVIHCGSVSGSGVMAPIPANGYRISSADETVAISGDTGSNADLEALVKDADLAIIEATYSDGYDVAQEALRNVHLSERLASELGKLAKHHILVHRIRKYP